ggagaatggggatgataaacatatcagccatgattgaatggcggagcagactcatagaatttacagaggaggccattcggcccatcgagtctgcaccggctcttggaaagagcaccccacccaaggtcaatgcccccaccctatccccattacccaacactaagggcaattttggacactaagggcaatttatcatggccaatccacccaacctgcacatctttggactgtgggaggaaaccggggcacccggaggaaacccacgcagacacggggagaacgtgcagactccgcacagacagtgacccaagccgggaatcgaacctgggaccctggagctgtgaagcaattgtgctatccacaatgctgccgtgctgcccctcgatgggccgagtggcctaattctgctcctatgtcttatggtcttacacagagggtagtgaggagtctggaattcgctgcccgagttagtgggggaggcagagaccctaaactcgttTGAAACGCACCCGTATCTGCACTGTGGGTGCTGTAGGATACAGGGccgtggaccgggtgcaggaaggtgggattagaaagggcacctggatgtccttgggctggcatggacacgatgggccgaaaggcctccttctgtgctggatgATTCCAattctctctccctcgcgcacttATCGAGCTTCCCCTTACCAGGTCCAAATGATGGTACCTTCAAAGGTGCAGCGATTACAGATATCCTGGCTACCGATACTCCCTCAATCAAAATCGCCAAAATATATTAACCGATCATTCATCTCAATTCTGTTTGAAAGTTGTTGCAGGCTGTACTTTCCTACATATCGACAAATAATTGTTATGTTCAGCACTGAGAGGTACCCGATGAAAGGGAGCGATGTTTCAAACAAGTAACAAGCTACTTCACTTGGAGTAATGTTTAAAAAAACACACACGACAGCATGTTGAAAATCTGACGCAAGTCAACCTCGGAGACAGAAGTGAAAAAGAATCAGAGCTTTAATTTATGTCAAGAAAAAACACTTGCATCAGTTTGTCAAGCAGCAAAGTACGAAATCTATACTGTTAAAGCTGGCAACATACACGAAGGGACTGGCTGCATTGCTATTAACAAGATCATGAATGCCGTCCGATTCTGGGCTCAGGGGCCGTGAAATGGTGCAAAAGTAAAGCAAATTCGATGGGAAGGGTGCTTTTTGGAGCCACCGAGGAGCGGGATGGTGGCATTCGCCCACTTCAGTCCTCCTCACTCGGGATGCGAGGAATGCACATACCACGCCCACCGGAGTTGGACGTCAGGAACATTGCGCCCCGCGGTCAACGTTTCTTCCTCGGCCCGCAGCAACCAAATTCAGGCCGGCCTCGTCTCATTTGCTGCCTGCGCGAGCTCGCTGCGCACATGTAGCGGGCACCACCGGGCCTCCGCAATGAGTGACGCGCCACCCAGCCCCAATGGGCCAACTCCGCAGAGGAGGCCTAACATCTTTCAGTAAGGGCATCGGCGAGAGGGGAACGTTGACgcagttctctcccctctcccgagGGCGTTGGATCAGTGGCTTAAGAAAGGTAGGGGGCAAGCAATCTTCCTCTCAAAATCCTAGTTACTGATATTCCTAGTTTGAACTTCGCGGGTCGGGGCCGTTTACCGCACGGTTGCCTCACTGATGGGTAATAGTGAATAAGGACAGGTTAATGACCTCAGAAAACCTCAAAACAGCATAATACAAGGAAAAAAACGGCAGCTTTACCTTTCAATGTTAAAGTACTTTGGCCCCCGCCTTTCTGGTTTTACACCACGCCCTGCCCTGCGGTGTGGCAAGACCCATACCACCAATATAAATGGGAACGCCTTTGTACAGGTGAAAGGGCTAATACATATTACCCGTGCTTTTTACACAGGATACGCAATCCCACTGCTTTCCAAACCGCACACTCGCCCTCGTTGCTAGGCCTCCCACTGTTTCAACTTCCGGTAAAGATCGAAGGACGAAGTTGGCGGTTTCGGCTGGGCCTGCACCTTCAGTGGCGGCAGGCCATCCACAGAGAGGTAGGGGGTCTCAGTCAACAGCTCCAGGGGATCGTAGAATATCATCAGGTCAGGGGCGTCCATCCCTTCGGACTGCTGCAAGAGGATATAAAAAGAAATGGGACACCTCTGCATTTTCTGCACCCCGCACTTTAAACCACCCGGTCCTGATGACTTCACCTCGTTTAAGTCCCGCTATTTTCTCCATTATCATTTAGGAAAGACTTAATAAAACTGCTGTTTCCTTGTTTTGGGAGATAACAGAACACAGGGCCCACACCTAGTGTTGCACAGAGCCGTGTGCACAAACAagcttggggacagttcctaactTGATACCCACAGTTAAACCTCCTTAAGAATACGAGATTTCATCAAGACCGAGTGAACGGTATCCAACACCCTCCAGCGGTTACCTTCTTATTCGCTGCCTTTGGTCTGACCAGCAGCATTTTCTCTTGCACGGCCACACTCAGCACCTCATCCACAGGCACCTCCAAGCTCACCAGTCCTTTGTAACGTTGCAGGTCCTTCGGCACGTTCAGCCCTGTAACAGAACACATGGGTCACAAGGTGGCTCGTGTCTAGCCAATACCGTCGGTTTTTAATTAAGACTTTAACGGCTGTCGGATTGGTAAGTTCCAGTTCCGGGTAAGTTCCAGTTCTGGGGAAGTTGTGGTTCCGGGTAAGTTCTAGTTCCGGGCCAAGAAATAAACTAGGAAAGAAacaactgtctttctctctctctcttttccccgaaCTGCGACggatcctccacccccctcctcgcacacGCACCATTATTCCCGCAAGAAAGGGCTTTCCtgaccatctcctcctcctccacctgcgcctactCTCCCATTCCCCCCATCTCCCACGTGGAAGTAGCTGCTTTCTATACCTCCACaataagcagagggatctaggtgtccatgtacatagatccctgaaagttgccacccaggttgatagggtggtgaagaaggcctatggagtgttggcctttattggtagagggattgagttccggagtcaggaggtcatgttgcagctgtacagaactctggtacggccgcatttggagtattgcgtacagttctggtcaccgcattataggaaggacgtggaggctttggagcggatgcagaggagatttaccaggatgttgcctggtatggagggaaaatcttatgaggaaaggctgatggactcgaggttgttttcgttggagagaaggtcaagaggagacttaatagaggcatacaaaatgattagggggttggatagggtggacagtgagagccttctcccgcggatggaaatggctggcacgaggggacataactttaaactgaggggtaatagatataggacagaggtcagaggtaggttctttacgcaaagagtagtgaggccgtggaatgccctacctgctacagtagtgaactcgccaacattgagggcatttaaaagtttattggataaacatatggatgataatggtatagtgtaggttagatggcttttgttttggtgcaacatcgtgggccgaagggcctgtactgcgctgtattgttctatgttctataaccgttTAGATCCCCGGGGCAGATGGGGAATTCCAAACACAAGCAGCCATGATCTTGTCAGATGGTggcgcagactcgaggggctgaatggcctactcgtgcTCCTATTTCATGTAccacgacacccagatccctctgcgctgCAGAGTTCTGCAGTTTCTCTCTATTTTGGGGtgacgcggtggttagcactgctgcctcacagtgccagggacccgagttcgattcggacgactctctatgtggagtttgcacgttctcccagtgtctgcgtgggtttcctccgggtgctccggtttcctcccacagtccagattagggtggattggccaggctaatatgtcccgtagtgtccaaaggttaggtggggttacagggagagcgcgggggaatgagtcgaggtagggtgctctttcagagggtcggtgcagactcgatgggccgaatggtcggttGTAAATAGTTGACGCCTCTTGACGGGTCCCTGTAGCACTCCACTTGTTACAGCTCGCCCGCCCGAAAATGACTCACTTCTGCCTAATTTCTTATTCCAGTTAACGAACCAATCCTCTATTCTAGTCTAACCCCCATCGGCCTAACACccttggacgtggagaggatgtttccgcttgtaggagaaactagaagcagaggacacaatctcagactgaagagacgatcctttaaaacagagatgaggaggaatttcttcagccagagggtggggaatctgtggaactctttgccgcagaaggctgtggaggccaaatcactgagtgtctttacaaagaacaaacaaagaaatgtacagcacaggaacaggcccttcggccctccaagcccgtgccgaccatgctgcccgactaaactacaatcttctacaccaagacagagacagagaggttcttgattaatgagggggtcaggggttatgaggagaaggcaggagaatagggatgaggaaaatatcagccatgattgaatggcggagcagactcgatgggccgagtggcctaattctgctcctatgtctgatggtcttgtcCAGTTTGCCAACACGCCTGCCACTCACGACATGTGACGAATTGGACACAGGACGTGGAGATGCTGATCATGAGGCGAGACATTGAACCGGATGGACATAAGGACCCTACGACCGATGATGGGGCTCCCAACTCCAACACAGCCCTTGGCCAAGTGAAAAGAAAGTAGAAAACCCTGTCGGAAAAACAATCTTCACCATTAAAAATCCACAGCCTAGCTCCATTAAGGTACACATTAAAATTCCTCCCATTGAAGGAAGTGAAAGCATGTTGAAATGTTTTAGTTGTTGAGCCACAACTGGACGAGTTAGCTGCAGTTAAAAATATTCTTTGGCAGGTCTACGAGGAGCGGAGAGACCGGCCTCGTGAGGTTGTGCAGACTCTCGGCAACAtccgagagagagaggaatggcgaCTGGTTATCAATGAGGCACGGGTGGAGAGATGGATGTAGAGAGCGACGAGGAAGGACAAAAAAAAACTAGGAGGCGGCacgatgacgcagtggttagcatggctgcctcacggcggcaaggacccgggttcgaccccgggtcactgtccgtgtggagattgcacgttctccccgtgtctgcgtgggtctcgccccccacaacccaaagatgtgcagggtaggtggatcggccacgctaaattgccccttaattgggaagaaaaatcATGGACCAGcacatctgggggggggggtcattgaagATTGTGGGGGCATCAAAGAAAGTAGCCGAGGAGAAATTGAGGTTTGTCAGGTCATTTGCGGCGGAAATATGTGGTGAGATGGGTGAAGGAGATGGGACTGTCAGGAAGAACAGAATCCccacggtgctgaaggaggccagtgagcccattgtgtctgcgccgaACCTCCGAAAGAGAACTATACCTGAACCCACTGCCtcctcctatccccgtaacaccacctaatcgttggacactaagggcaattcagcatggccaatccacccaacctgcagattgttggactgtgggaggaaaccggagcacccggaggaaacccacacacacacggggagaacgtgcagactccgcacagacagtgacccaagccgggaatcaaacctgggaccctggagtcttgaggcagcggtgctaactaccgtgccgccccaagggaGGAGAGGAGGAAGGTCCGAATGCAGCGGCGAGGGCATTAAACGCAGAGGGATTGGAAGAGGGACGAGCGACTGACAGGAGGGGGATTGGGAGAGGGGGCCGGTGCGCCAGCATTGTGAAGACCCCCACATCAGAGCTGCGGTCGCAGTGCCACGCTCAGCTTTAGTACGGTTCCTTCAATCCCAGCGCATTGCTCGGACACCGTTACAAGGCTAACCGTGCGTACGGTTTGTACCACGCGGTGAGCGGACTACCGCAGGCTTGGCAAGCGGCAAAATCCTACTGGACAACCCAGCCCTTGCACGGCAGAAATCGCTCAAGCTGAggttttgacattttcaattgagACCCCCCCCAACATACCTCAACAGCTTTTCAACTAACAGGCGAATTAGGAGGAGGCCGCTCTGCccctcaagcctgcaccgacaTCCGATAAGAATGACGGCTGACCTGTTAGCCCGGTCGATACGGGCGGTTTGACCCGGTTACAGCTCAAACCTTTCTGAATATTTTGCATAACCAAAGAAACTACAGGCCTCCAATCCGCCCTGACGAGGTAGGAACGAAGGGCGggattccccacccctccccctctgcgGCGTGTTTTGGTCCTGCTGATGTCAGCGGCTCTTTCCAAGGCTCGCACCATCCACCACCTCCGAGGAAGGGCTGGAGAGCACTGGCCCAAGTTACTGCCGGGTCTCACACGGACTCGCCAATCAGTCGGATTTTGGCGAGCCGGGGCCATTCTCCCAATCAAGCGCCCactcaatccaccccccccccccaaccgccattaCCTTCTGCCACCTTGCCCTCCACGCTTTGCCGCGTCACCGACGACCTCTTCAGCCGCTCGGCGGCAGCCCTCTTGGCGTCGAAGCCCACCTCCCTCAGCTGCTGCAGCTCCTGCCCCAGTGCCAGGGTGGTGTTGTACTCGGGCGTGGCCAGGGGGCGGTCCCCGGCACCCCCCAGGAGCGCCCTCTGCCTGGGCTGCTTGTTCAGCCGGGCAGGTCGTGCCGCCTTAGCCTTCCAGGGGTCGCGGTGGGCCGGGCCTTCGTCCTTTCGGTCAGTGGAGAAAATGGAGGACGGGTTGGTCGGAGTCTGGACGTTCCATTTGTCCCCTTCGGGAGCCGATTCCGGGATTGGGCTCACAAGGATTGtgtgtcccccctcctcctccctgccaTCCAGGTCACCGGGGGTTAACTCTTCCTTGTCACCCTCGGACTCAGAGCCAGTGTCAAACCGGACCTGCAACCAAAAGCAATGAATAAATAAAACAACAGCGGGGCCAACCTCTCTCAGCAAACCCCCTGGCCACCCGCTAGCACACACAGCTGGGAGACTGTGGGCCTCTGTCTCACTATTGTCTGACCATTGATGCCAGGATATTCGCAGGGAACGTGGCTACAATTTCTTGGTTTTCTGATTGGGAAAATCAGCCCCTAACTTTTAACTGGGGCAATATTGATTGAGGTTTAGCTAGAAGGAACTGGTGGTAAGAGCGATTAATGctcgtgggggagggtgagagctggGGTTATACATGTCCGCACTGCCACCTGTAGAAATTTGTCATGCTGTAGTTACACCTCTTCCACAGTTGGAGTGCTGCAGCTCCTCACGAACACGCTAAATAGGAGCAGGGAGTGGACCCACTCGGCCCGTCCAGCCTGCTCCGTCATCCAATATAATCTTGACTGATCTCGGGCCGCGGCTCCATTTTCCCGCCCATTGCCCATATCCCTAAATTCCCCGAGAGCCCAAAAATCCATCCCAcagcttaaatatattcaatgatggagctcccacaatcctctggggttggagaattccaaagattcacaaaacctttgggtgaagaaaatcctcctcatctcggtcccaaaaTGGCCGTCTCCGTCCCAAAATGGCCGTCTCCGTCCCAAAATGGCCAactcccttatcctgagactgtgacccccgtgttttagattccccgaccagcggGCAACAACCTTTCAGtgcccaccctgtcaaaccccttcagaatcctgTTTGTCTCGATGGggtcgtctctcattcttctaaactccagagaataaaaaCCCAATTTACATCAGAGGACAACCCCCTCACCCTGGaggccaatctagtgaaccttcgctcTCCCGCCCCTATGCAAGTTTGTCCTTTCCTAAATGCAGTGGCTAAAACGGCGCACACTGCCCCAGATGTGGTCTCGCTAAACCCTGTAACAACAGGCAGCCAAACTACTTTATTCCTGTACCCTTGCAGtaaaggccaacatgctatttACCTCCCCAAGTgcgtgctgtatctgcatgctaactttctgtgttcctttCTGCATCCAAGTCCCTTTGGACATTAACGCTTACAAGTTCCTACCTTTTCAAAAATATTCTACATTTATAAATTGCTGACATTATACTCCAATCACTTaatctgtctatatctctttgcagtgtCTCTGTGTCCTCCCCAAAGCTTACCTTTCTACCTAGCTTGGTATCAGCAGCAAACACCCGGCAGCACGCTTGAACAAAGACAAACACCGGTGGGTGTATTTACAGCATGACATGTTTACACGGTCAGTTCCCCAGGTGCGTGTGGtgactgtccctttaagggcagTATAGCAGAGGATGACCTGGCTGgagggaccaattgggactgagagtgggtaggCACCTCAAGGGGGTGGAGTCCTCCCCTTGGGCAGAGGACATCCAAAAGCCACCTAGATGACTGGGGCAGCCGGTGGGGCTGCTGGCCTCTGTACACTTTTCCCTTATTAATAAATAACCTTTGTGTGCTGACAAAGTCTTTTAGCGTGGGGACAGAGGAATTTACAATGGAAGTACATATGGAATGGCAGACTGTGGGAATTTGGAATTGGGACTTGACGGCATCTGTATGCCCTGATAGAGCCATCTctaacctccccctcacacacacactcacctctctctctcacacacacttcacaaacacacacacactcacctctctcacacacacacttcacaaacacacacaccctcacctctctcacacaccctcacctctctcacacaccctcacctctctctctctcacacactcacctctcacacaccctcacctctctcacataccctcacctctctctctcacactcacctctcacacaccctcacctctcaaacacactcacctctccctctcacacaccctcacctctctcacacacactcacctctcacacacactcacctctctctcacacaccctcacctctctctcacacacactcacctctctcacacacacactcacctctctcacacactcacctctctctcacccaacactcacctctctctcacacacacacttcacaaacacacacaccctcacctctgtcacacaccctcacctctctctctctcacacactcacctctcacacaccctcacctctctcacacaccctcacctctctctctcacacactcacctctcacacaccctcacctctataacaccctcacctctccctctcacaccctcacctctctcacacacactcacctctctctcacacacacctctctcacacacacacctctctctcaatcacacacctctcgcgcgcacacacacctctcgcgcgcacacccacctcTCGCGCACACCCACCTCTCGCGCACACC
This window of the Scyliorhinus torazame isolate Kashiwa2021f chromosome 31, sScyTor2.1, whole genome shotgun sequence genome carries:
- the ppp1r35 gene encoding protein phosphatase 1 regulatory subunit 35; the encoded protein is MKTDILGFPAKMYAPQNYTDEDSLPIRAVPAPLLVGPDRMDTLSELDVSLTPDKIGKSVGILKRREGLDGDVVRGKVSRRQVRFDTGSESEGDKEELTPGDLDGREEEGGHTILVSPIPESAPEGDKWNVQTPTNPSSIFSTDRKDEGPAHRDPWKAKAARPARLNKQPRQRALLGGAGDRPLATPEYNTTLALGQELQQLREVGFDAKRAAAERLKRSSVTRQSVEGKVAEGLNVPKDLQRYKGLVSLEVPVDEVLSVAVQEKMLLVRPKAANKKQSEGMDAPDLMIFYDPLELLTETPYLSVDGLPPLKVQAQPKPPTSSFDLYRKLKQWEA